Proteins from one Burkholderia oklahomensis C6786 genomic window:
- a CDS encoding SDR family NAD(P)-dependent oxidoreductase, with the protein MTTPLEGQVAVVTGGARGIGRGIALSLAAAGADILLADLLDDALEATARDVRALGRRAATLKVDVVQEAQVEAMIAHTIDALGGLDILVNCAGVISIRPVAELTERDWDFVMDVNAKGTFLGCRAALPHLKAQQRGRIINVASIAGKEGFPNLAHYSASKFAVVGFTNALAKELARDGVTVNAICPGIVRTYMWDRLSDEWKQAGESVEQSWQRHQLTLIPQGRAQTPEDMGRLAVFFATMDNVTGQAVNVDGGFTFH; encoded by the coding sequence ATGACAACACCGTTGGAAGGACAGGTCGCCGTGGTCACGGGCGGCGCGCGCGGCATCGGCCGCGGGATCGCGCTGTCGCTCGCCGCCGCCGGCGCGGACATTTTGCTCGCCGATCTGCTCGACGACGCGCTCGAGGCCACCGCGCGCGACGTGCGCGCGCTCGGCCGCCGCGCGGCGACGCTCAAGGTCGACGTGGTGCAGGAGGCGCAGGTCGAGGCGATGATCGCCCACACGATCGACGCGCTCGGCGGGCTCGACATCCTCGTGAACTGCGCGGGCGTGATCAGCATCCGTCCCGTCGCCGAGCTGACCGAGCGCGACTGGGACTTCGTGATGGACGTCAACGCGAAGGGCACGTTTCTCGGCTGCCGCGCGGCGCTTCCGCATCTGAAGGCGCAGCAGCGCGGCCGGATCATCAACGTCGCGTCGATCGCCGGCAAGGAGGGCTTTCCGAATCTCGCGCACTACAGCGCATCGAAGTTCGCGGTCGTCGGCTTCACGAACGCGCTCGCGAAGGAGCTCGCGCGCGACGGCGTGACCGTCAACGCGATCTGCCCGGGCATCGTCCGCACGTACATGTGGGACCGGTTGTCCGACGAATGGAAGCAGGCGGGCGAGTCCGTCGAGCAATCGTGGCAGCGGCATCAGCTGACGCTGATCCCGCAGGGCCGCGCGCAGACGCCCGAGGACATGGGCCGGCTCGCCGTGTTCTTCGCGACGATGGACAACGTGACCGGGCAGGCGGTGAACGTCGACGGCGGCTTCACGTTCCATTGA
- a CDS encoding thiamine pyrophosphate-dependent dehydrogenase E1 component subunit alpha has protein sequence MSVSNQLGRDRLLEAYRLMRTIREFEERLHVEFATGEIPGFVHLYAGEEASAVGAMLHLSDVDYVATTHRGHGHCIAKGVDVRSMMAEIYGRKTGVCHGKGGSMHIADLSKGMLGANGIVGAGGPLVCGAALAAKLRETGGVGVCFFGDGASNQGVVFESMNLASVWRLPAIFVAENNGYAEATASSWSVATDNIADRANGFGMPGVIVDGFDFFAVHEALGEAVERARGGGGPTLVEVKFSRYFGHFEGDAQTYRAPGEVQKLRDEKDCLKRFEERVVRAEALTREDLRAIDAAVAKLIDDAVAEAKAAPLPDAADLLTDVYVSYP, from the coding sequence ATGTCCGTTTCGAATCAGCTCGGCAGGGATCGCCTGCTGGAAGCGTATCGCCTGATGCGCACGATTCGCGAATTCGAGGAGCGTCTGCACGTCGAGTTCGCGACGGGCGAGATACCGGGCTTCGTGCACTTGTATGCGGGCGAGGAGGCGTCCGCGGTCGGCGCGATGCTGCATTTGAGCGACGTCGACTACGTCGCGACGACGCATCGCGGCCACGGCCACTGCATCGCGAAGGGCGTCGACGTGCGCAGCATGATGGCCGAGATCTACGGCCGCAAGACGGGCGTATGCCACGGCAAGGGCGGCTCGATGCACATCGCCGATCTGTCGAAGGGGATGCTCGGCGCGAACGGGATCGTCGGCGCGGGCGGGCCGCTCGTGTGCGGCGCGGCGCTCGCCGCGAAGCTGCGCGAGACGGGCGGCGTCGGCGTGTGCTTCTTCGGCGACGGCGCGTCGAACCAGGGCGTCGTCTTCGAATCGATGAACCTCGCGTCGGTGTGGCGGCTGCCGGCGATCTTCGTCGCGGAGAACAACGGCTACGCGGAGGCGACCGCGTCGAGCTGGTCGGTCGCGACCGACAACATCGCCGATCGCGCGAACGGCTTCGGGATGCCCGGCGTGATCGTCGACGGCTTCGATTTCTTCGCGGTGCACGAAGCGCTCGGCGAGGCGGTCGAGCGCGCGCGCGGCGGCGGCGGGCCGACGCTCGTCGAAGTGAAGTTCTCGCGCTACTTCGGCCACTTCGAGGGCGATGCGCAGACCTATCGCGCGCCGGGCGAAGTGCAGAAGCTGCGCGACGAGAAGGACTGCCTGAAGCGTTTCGAGGAACGCGTCGTGCGCGCGGAGGCGCTCACGCGCGAGGACTTGCGCGCGATCGACGCGGCGGTCGCGAAGCTGATCGACGACGCGGTCGCCGAAGCGAAGGCCGCGCCGCTGCCGGACGCGGCCGATCTGCTGACGGACGTCTACGTGTCGTATCCGTGA
- a CDS encoding alpha-ketoacid dehydrogenase subunit beta gives MARKISYSQAINEALAQEMARDASVIVMGEDNAGGAGAPGEDDAWGGVLGVTKGLYHKYPGRVLDTPLSEGGFIGAAVGAAACGMRPVAELMFIDFMGVCFDQIFNQAAKFRYMFGGKAVTPVVIRTMMGAGLRAAAQHSQMLTSLFTHIPGLKVVCPATPYDAKGLLIQAIRDDDPVIFCEHKLLYSRDGDVPEEFYAIPFGEANVVRDGDDATIVTYGRMVHVAVDAAGKLAKDGVQVDVIDLRTTSPLDEETILESAARTGRVVVVDEANPRCSIATDIAALIAQRAFRSLRAPIELVTAPHTPVPFASVLEELYIPSSDAIAQAVLKTRS, from the coding sequence ATGGCACGGAAAATCAGCTATTCGCAGGCGATCAACGAAGCGCTCGCCCAGGAGATGGCGCGCGACGCGAGCGTCATCGTGATGGGCGAGGACAACGCGGGCGGCGCGGGCGCGCCGGGCGAGGACGACGCCTGGGGCGGCGTGCTCGGCGTGACGAAAGGGCTTTATCACAAGTATCCGGGGCGGGTGCTCGACACGCCGCTGTCGGAAGGCGGCTTCATCGGCGCGGCGGTCGGCGCGGCCGCGTGCGGGATGCGGCCCGTCGCGGAACTGATGTTCATCGACTTCATGGGCGTGTGCTTCGACCAGATCTTCAACCAGGCGGCGAAGTTCCGCTACATGTTCGGCGGCAAGGCGGTCACGCCCGTCGTGATCCGCACGATGATGGGCGCGGGGCTGCGCGCGGCCGCGCAGCATTCGCAGATGCTGACGTCGCTGTTTACGCACATCCCCGGCTTGAAGGTCGTGTGCCCCGCGACGCCGTACGACGCGAAGGGGCTCCTGATCCAGGCGATTCGCGACGACGATCCGGTGATCTTCTGCGAGCACAAGCTGCTGTACAGCCGCGACGGCGACGTGCCGGAGGAGTTCTACGCGATTCCGTTCGGCGAGGCGAACGTCGTGCGCGACGGCGACGACGCGACGATCGTCACGTACGGACGGATGGTGCACGTCGCCGTCGATGCGGCGGGCAAGCTCGCGAAGGACGGCGTGCAGGTCGACGTGATCGATCTGCGCACGACGTCGCCGCTCGACGAAGAGACGATTCTCGAGAGCGCGGCGCGCACCGGACGCGTCGTCGTCGTCGACGAGGCGAATCCGCGCTGCTCGATCGCGACCGACATCGCCGCGCTGATCGCGCAGCGCGCGTTCAGGTCGCTGCGTGCGCCGATCGAGCTCGTCACCGCGCCGCATACGCCGGTGCCGTTCGCGAGCGTGCTCGAGGAGCTTTACATCCCGTCGTCCGATGCGATTGCGCAGGCCGTGCTGAAAACGAGGAGCTGA
- a CDS encoding acetoin dehydrogenase dihydrolipoyllysine-residue acetyltransferase subunit: protein MSIHMITMPKWGLSMEQGQVNGWLKAVGERVAKGDELVDVETDKISSGVECAFDGTLRRQIAQEGETLPVGALLGVVAAQDASDADIDAAVAAFQRDFVPDAAANDDAGPQPEKARIGGRTLRFLKLGDGGGTPAVLIHGFGGDLNNWLFNHAALAARRPVWALDLPGHGESGKAVETGSLDELADAVLALLDAQGVERAHLVGHSMGGAVAMAAAERAPARVASLTLIASAGLGGEIDRDYIDGFVAGNSRNTLKPHLTKLFADGSLVTRQLVEDLVKYKRLEGVEAALRKIAAAAFDGGAQRRVFRDRVASLAPRTLVIWGEADQVIPAHHARGLPDGVRAEVLGGRGHMVQMEAAADVNRLVDAFLGD from the coding sequence ATGTCGATTCACATGATCACGATGCCCAAGTGGGGGCTGTCGATGGAGCAGGGGCAGGTCAACGGCTGGCTGAAGGCGGTCGGCGAGCGGGTCGCGAAGGGCGACGAGCTCGTCGACGTCGAGACCGACAAGATCTCGTCGGGCGTCGAATGCGCATTCGACGGCACGCTGCGCCGGCAGATCGCGCAGGAGGGCGAGACGCTGCCCGTCGGCGCGCTGCTCGGCGTCGTCGCGGCGCAAGACGCGAGCGATGCGGACATCGACGCGGCCGTCGCCGCGTTCCAGCGCGACTTCGTGCCGGACGCCGCCGCGAACGACGATGCCGGCCCGCAGCCGGAGAAGGCGCGGATCGGCGGGCGCACGCTGCGTTTCCTGAAGCTCGGCGACGGCGGCGGCACGCCCGCCGTGCTGATCCACGGCTTCGGCGGCGACCTGAACAACTGGCTCTTCAACCACGCGGCGCTCGCCGCGCGCCGGCCCGTGTGGGCGCTCGATCTGCCGGGACACGGCGAGTCGGGCAAGGCGGTCGAGACCGGCAGCCTCGACGAGCTCGCCGACGCGGTGCTCGCGCTGCTCGATGCACAAGGCGTCGAGCGCGCGCATCTCGTCGGCCACTCGATGGGCGGCGCGGTCGCGATGGCGGCGGCCGAGCGCGCGCCGGCGCGCGTCGCGTCGCTCACGCTGATCGCGAGCGCGGGCCTCGGCGGCGAGATCGATCGCGACTACATCGACGGCTTCGTCGCCGGCAACAGCCGCAACACGCTGAAGCCGCATCTGACGAAGCTGTTTGCCGACGGCTCGCTCGTCACGCGGCAGCTCGTCGAGGATCTCGTCAAGTACAAGCGGCTCGAGGGCGTCGAGGCCGCGCTGCGGAAGATCGCGGCGGCCGCGTTCGACGGCGGCGCGCAGCGGCGCGTGTTCCGCGACCGCGTCGCGTCGCTCGCGCCGCGCACGCTCGTGATCTGGGGCGAAGCGGACCAGGTGATCCCCGCGCATCACGCGCGCGGCTTGCCGGACGGCGTGCGCGCCGAGGTGCTCGGCGGGCGCGGGCACATGGTGCAGATGGAGGCGGCGGCCGATGTGAACCGCCTCGTCGACGCGTTCCTCGGAGACTGA
- the lipA gene encoding lipoyl synthase, protein MAASRTAAPAAVLDSAGATALGQPGVRSRDKLARIPVRIVPADGPALPKPPWLRARPMMSETVAAMAGVLRAHRLHSVCEEAMCPNIGECFAQRTATFMIMGGVCTRRCPFCDVAHGRPAPLDPDEPERLADAVAALGLRFVVITSVDRDDLRDGGAAHFARCVAAVRSRVPGIGVEILTPDFRGRAERALDALSAAWPDVFNHNVETVPSLYRAARPGADYRGSLELLAAAKRARPSLVTKSGLMVGLGERDDELRDTMRDLRAHGVDVLTIGQYLAPSRFHLPVRRYATPDAFAAWRADALALGFAEVVAGPLVRSSYHAGELAHGR, encoded by the coding sequence ATGGCCGCCTCGCGAACCGCCGCACCGGCCGCCGTGCTCGATTCCGCCGGCGCGACGGCGCTTGGCCAGCCGGGCGTGCGCAGTCGCGACAAGCTCGCGCGGATTCCGGTGCGCATCGTCCCGGCCGACGGCCCGGCGCTGCCGAAGCCGCCGTGGCTGCGTGCGCGGCCGATGATGAGCGAGACCGTCGCCGCGATGGCGGGGGTGCTGCGCGCGCATCGGCTGCATTCGGTGTGCGAGGAGGCGATGTGTCCGAACATCGGCGAATGCTTCGCGCAGCGCACCGCGACGTTCATGATCATGGGCGGGGTGTGCACGCGCCGCTGCCCGTTTTGCGACGTCGCGCACGGCCGGCCCGCGCCGCTCGATCCGGACGAGCCCGAACGGCTCGCCGACGCGGTCGCGGCGCTCGGCCTGCGCTTCGTCGTGATCACGTCGGTCGATCGCGACGATCTGCGCGACGGCGGCGCCGCGCACTTCGCGCGCTGCGTCGCGGCCGTGCGTTCGCGCGTGCCGGGAATCGGCGTCGAGATCCTGACGCCGGACTTCCGAGGCCGCGCCGAGCGCGCGCTCGACGCGCTGTCGGCCGCGTGGCCGGACGTGTTCAATCACAACGTCGAGACCGTGCCGTCGCTGTACCGCGCGGCGCGGCCGGGCGCCGACTATCGCGGCTCGCTCGAGCTGCTCGCGGCGGCGAAGCGCGCGCGGCCGTCGCTCGTGACGAAGTCGGGCTTGATGGTCGGGCTCGGCGAGCGTGACGACGAACTGCGCGACACGATGCGGGATCTGCGCGCGCACGGCGTCGACGTGCTGACGATCGGCCAGTACCTCGCGCCGTCGCGCTTCCATCTGCCGGTGCGGCGCTACGCGACGCCGGACGCGTTCGCGGCATGGCGCGCGGACGCGCTTGCGCTCGGCTTCGCCGAAGTGGTGGCGGGGCCGCTCGTGCGGTCGTCGTATCACGCGGGGGAACTGGCGCACGGGCGCTGA
- a CDS encoding MATE family efflux transporter: protein MLGDLRRIAGLAWPVLVGQLAIIAFGVIDTAMVGRFSALDLAALGLGTSIYISVYIGLTGILSALQPITGQLYGARRYAEIGEEVRQAMWLAVLLAVPGFLLLHFPQPLLQIAHAPAELHERTVAYLRILSFGLPASLLFRIYNALTNAAGKPRLAMSLQIGALAVKVPLNIWFIFGGLGVPALGGPGCGLASTLINWALAIVGFTLLAKLDVFEPLAIFSRFTRPVWQRQKALLTLGVPMGLSYLIEVTSYTFMALFIAQFGTTTLAGHQIASNVGAVLYMMPLSIGVASSTLVARALGAKRLDEARALGRHGIALACAAACVYGIVVFALRPLIVSGYTPNPAVVAAAMPLVAIVTFYHFFDALQITTAFVLRAHKVAVVPTAIYAVALWGVGLGGGYLLGFDVGGVVPAPLTGARGFWIANTASLILAGGGLALYLRRIGRRELSGGR from the coding sequence ATGCTCGGCGACCTCCGCAGGATTGCCGGTCTCGCGTGGCCGGTGCTCGTCGGCCAGCTCGCGATCATCGCGTTCGGCGTGATCGACACCGCGATGGTCGGCCGCTTCTCCGCGCTCGATCTCGCGGCGCTCGGGCTCGGCACGTCGATCTACATATCGGTCTACATCGGGCTGACCGGGATCCTGTCGGCGCTGCAGCCGATCACGGGACAGCTGTACGGCGCGCGACGCTACGCCGAGATCGGCGAGGAAGTGCGCCAGGCGATGTGGCTCGCCGTGCTGCTCGCGGTCCCCGGCTTCCTGCTGCTGCATTTTCCGCAGCCGCTGCTGCAGATCGCGCACGCGCCCGCCGAGCTGCACGAGCGCACGGTCGCGTATCTGCGCATCCTGTCGTTCGGGCTGCCCGCGAGCTTGCTCTTTCGGATCTACAACGCGCTGACGAATGCGGCGGGCAAGCCGCGGCTCGCGATGAGCCTGCAGATCGGCGCGCTCGCCGTCAAAGTGCCGCTCAACATCTGGTTCATTTTCGGCGGCCTCGGCGTGCCCGCGCTCGGCGGCCCCGGCTGCGGGCTCGCGAGCACGCTGATCAACTGGGCGCTCGCGATCGTCGGCTTCACGCTGCTCGCGAAGCTCGACGTGTTCGAGCCGCTCGCGATCTTCTCGCGCTTCACGCGGCCCGTCTGGCAGCGGCAGAAGGCGCTCCTCACGCTCGGCGTGCCGATGGGGCTCTCGTATCTGATCGAGGTCACGTCGTACACGTTCATGGCGCTCTTCATCGCGCAGTTCGGCACGACGACGCTCGCCGGCCATCAGATCGCGAGCAACGTCGGCGCGGTGCTGTACATGATGCCGCTTTCCATCGGCGTCGCGTCGTCGACGCTCGTCGCGCGCGCGCTCGGCGCGAAGCGGCTCGACGAAGCGCGCGCGCTCGGCCGGCACGGGATCGCGCTCGCATGCGCGGCCGCGTGCGTGTACGGGATCGTCGTGTTCGCGCTGCGGCCGCTGATCGTGTCGGGCTACACGCCGAATCCGGCCGTCGTCGCGGCTGCGATGCCGCTCGTCGCGATCGTGACGTTCTATCACTTCTTCGACGCGCTGCAGATCACGACCGCGTTCGTGCTGCGCGCGCACAAGGTCGCCGTCGTGCCGACTGCAATCTATGCGGTCGCGCTGTGGGGCGTCGGGCTCGGCGGCGGCTATCTGCTCGGCTTCGACGTCGGCGGCGTCGTGCCTGCGCCGCTCACGGGCGCGCGCGGCTTCTGGATCGCCAATACGGCGAGCCTGATCCTCGCGGGCGGCGGGCTCGCGCTCTATCTGCGGCGCATCGGGCGGCGGGAGCTGAGCGGCGGGCGGTGA
- a CDS encoding ArnT family glycosyltransferase, with translation MKPVVRLTASATRALPRWLLLTLCIVYAAFGLFGRDPWKNEDAAGFGVMWTMAQGGLHDWLLPNLVGKFITSDGPLGYWLGSLAIRALPWIDASNASRVYSGVLFCVASAFVWYAAYLLGRRAEIQPFKYAFGGEPEPRDYGRTLADGALLVLLACFGLAERGHETTPQLAQFAWIAMFVYGLVRAIDKPVQGALCWGVALGLVALSGNPVLVAALAVGTLALYLVTPEIRCVQVPAIGLPLAVAVFAIWPFAALAAFPDDAGWFFDQWLHGSLMRFSGPPTTVLAYAAKNLPLFTWPAWPLAIWAWVSWAGLRRRPHIAIPLSVVMPLVALVILQSQQTNRMYMLLLPPLAVVATFALPTLKRGAINAIDWFAVLSFTILGTFVWLVWLASLTGFPHPLARNLGRLVPGYEPHFKVLSFVCAIAATACWLALVRWRISRQPKVLWRSVVLSSAGTTLMWVLLMTLWLPIVNYSRTYRDVAQQIAAHLPSDYECISPVRLGDAQIATFAYFGDMHFSFTEDCDVILRQDRADFGEPSSMSQYVWRLVWEGRRAADRDERFRLYERIERPKTPVKRRPPHKAR, from the coding sequence ATGAAGCCTGTCGTTCGCCTTACCGCTTCCGCCACCCGCGCACTGCCGCGCTGGCTGCTGCTCACGCTCTGCATCGTCTATGCGGCGTTCGGGCTGTTCGGCCGCGATCCGTGGAAGAACGAGGACGCGGCGGGCTTCGGCGTGATGTGGACGATGGCGCAAGGCGGGCTGCACGACTGGCTGCTGCCGAATCTCGTCGGCAAGTTCATTACGTCCGACGGGCCGCTCGGCTACTGGCTCGGCAGCCTCGCGATCCGCGCGCTGCCGTGGATCGACGCGAGCAACGCGTCGCGCGTCTATTCGGGCGTGCTGTTCTGCGTCGCGTCCGCTTTCGTCTGGTATGCCGCGTATCTGCTCGGCCGGCGCGCCGAGATCCAGCCGTTCAAGTATGCGTTCGGCGGCGAGCCCGAGCCGCGCGACTACGGCCGCACGCTCGCCGACGGCGCGCTCCTCGTCCTGCTCGCCTGCTTCGGCCTCGCCGAGCGCGGCCACGAGACGACGCCGCAGCTCGCGCAGTTCGCGTGGATCGCGATGTTCGTCTACGGGCTCGTGCGTGCGATCGACAAGCCGGTGCAAGGCGCGCTCTGCTGGGGCGTCGCGCTCGGCCTCGTCGCGCTGTCGGGCAATCCGGTGCTCGTCGCCGCGCTCGCGGTCGGCACGCTCGCGCTCTATCTCGTCACGCCCGAGATCCGCTGCGTGCAGGTGCCCGCGATCGGGCTGCCGCTTGCCGTCGCGGTGTTCGCGATCTGGCCGTTCGCCGCGCTCGCCGCATTCCCCGACGACGCGGGCTGGTTCTTCGATCAATGGCTGCACGGCAGCCTGATGCGCTTCTCCGGCCCGCCGACGACGGTGCTCGCGTACGCGGCGAAGAACCTGCCGCTCTTCACGTGGCCCGCGTGGCCGCTCGCGATCTGGGCGTGGGTGAGCTGGGCGGGCCTGCGGCGCCGGCCGCATATCGCGATTCCGCTGTCGGTCGTCATGCCGCTCGTCGCGCTCGTGATCCTGCAGAGCCAGCAGACGAACCGGATGTACATGCTGCTGCTGCCGCCGCTCGCCGTCGTCGCGACGTTCGCGCTGCCGACGCTCAAGCGCGGCGCGATCAACGCGATCGACTGGTTCGCGGTGCTGAGCTTCACGATCCTCGGCACGTTCGTGTGGCTCGTGTGGCTCGCGTCGCTGACGGGCTTCCCGCATCCGCTCGCGCGCAATCTCGGCCGCCTCGTGCCGGGCTATGAGCCGCATTTCAAGGTGCTGTCGTTCGTCTGCGCGATCGCGGCGACCGCGTGCTGGCTCGCGCTCGTGCGCTGGCGCATCTCGCGGCAGCCGAAGGTGCTGTGGCGCAGCGTCGTGCTGTCGAGCGCGGGCACGACGCTGATGTGGGTGCTGCTGATGACATTGTGGCTGCCGATCGTCAACTACAGCCGGACCTATCGCGACGTCGCGCAGCAGATCGCCGCGCACCTGCCGTCCGACTACGAGTGCATCTCGCCCGTGCGTCTCGGCGACGCGCAGATCGCGACGTTCGCGTATTTCGGCGACATGCACTTCTCGTTCACCGAGGACTGCGACGTGATCCTGCGCCAGGACCGCGCGGACTTCGGCGAGCCGAGCTCGATGTCGCAGTACGTGTGGCGTCTCGTGTGGGAAGGCCGCCGCGCCGCCGACCGCGACGAGCGCTTCCGTCTGTACGAACGGATCGAACGCCCGAAAACGCCCGTCAAGCGCCGCCCGCCGCACAAGGCCCGCTGA
- a CDS encoding type B 50S ribosomal protein L31 — protein MKQGIHPDYREVVFQDMSNGFKFITRSTIQTRETVELDGKTYPLAKIEVSSESHSFYTGQQKIMDTAGRVEKFKNKFGARASGKAAK, from the coding sequence ATGAAACAAGGCATTCACCCGGATTACCGCGAAGTCGTCTTCCAAGACATGTCGAACGGCTTCAAGTTCATCACGCGCTCGACGATCCAGACGCGCGAAACCGTCGAGCTCGACGGCAAGACCTACCCGCTCGCGAAGATCGAAGTGTCGTCGGAATCGCACTCGTTCTACACCGGCCAGCAAAAGATCATGGATACGGCGGGCCGCGTCGAGAAGTTCAAGAACAAGTTCGGCGCACGCGCCAGCGGCAAGGCTGCGAAGTAA
- a CDS encoding zinc-dependent peptidase, whose translation MFSKLTQWFDARRRDRALRSHPIPDALWRDTLERLPFLSYLSSEDRERLRETTSLFLAQKSFSTAHGLELTDAIVVGIAAQACVPVLNLGLDLYRGWVGIVVYPGEFVIRKTVEDEDGVVHEVEHDASGEAWEGGPVILSWEDVQMSDGSDAYNVVIHEFAHKIDMMSGPADGHPPLFRRWHAPGLDAERWADVFDHAYDQFCDRVDAVPDRAWARFERDSLIDPYAADHPSEFFAVCSEALFVKPRAFEAEFPELYRLLARYYRQDPAQTGILAQPAARA comes from the coding sequence ATGTTTTCCAAACTCACCCAGTGGTTCGACGCGCGCCGCCGCGACCGCGCGCTGCGCTCGCATCCGATCCCGGATGCGCTGTGGCGCGACACGCTCGAGCGCCTGCCGTTTCTGTCGTATCTGTCGAGCGAAGACCGGGAGCGGCTGCGCGAGACGACGAGTCTCTTTCTCGCGCAGAAGTCGTTCTCGACCGCACACGGGCTCGAGCTCACCGATGCGATCGTCGTCGGCATCGCCGCGCAGGCGTGCGTGCCCGTGCTGAACCTCGGCCTCGACCTGTATCGCGGCTGGGTCGGCATCGTCGTCTATCCGGGCGAGTTCGTGATCCGCAAGACGGTCGAGGACGAGGACGGCGTCGTTCACGAAGTCGAGCACGACGCGAGCGGCGAAGCGTGGGAAGGCGGCCCGGTGATCCTGTCGTGGGAGGACGTGCAGATGTCGGACGGCTCGGACGCGTACAACGTCGTGATCCACGAATTCGCGCACAAGATCGACATGATGAGCGGCCCGGCCGACGGTCATCCGCCCCTTTTTCGCCGCTGGCATGCGCCGGGCCTCGACGCCGAACGCTGGGCCGACGTGTTCGACCATGCGTACGACCAATTCTGCGACCGCGTCGACGCAGTGCCGGACCGAGCGTGGGCGCGCTTCGAGCGCGATTCGCTGATCGATCCCTATGCAGCCGACCACCCGTCGGAATTCTTCGCGGTCTGCAGCGAGGCGCTCTTCGTGAAGCCCCGGGCGTTCGAGGCCGAATTTCCGGAGCTTTACCGGCTGCTCGCCCGCTATTACCGGCAGGATCCCGCGCAAACGGGCATCCTCGCGCAACCTGCCGCGCGCGCCTGA
- a CDS encoding MFS transporter — MSAAPDRPPLWSVANLRGDFFPWVLAIVTGLDYFDNAAFSFFASYIAGGINASPDELVWASSAYAVTAVLGILQQQWWVDRLGHRRYVAGCMLMFSLGAAAAALADTSLQLAFARGFQGYFIGPMMGACRILIQISFAPKDRPPATRAFLIMLLLGSALAPIAGGLLVAHFTWRALFACTVPTGILFAALAFVALPDSGHTPPDERGSAHFWPYVIFALAQAALQIVMQQVRFQLFAGSPQLVLLTAGGLAALAWFGHHQWHHPAPLVRLHAFRERTFQVGLLLYMFYYYETTGYSYLISRFLETGLGYPVENAGRLVGTMSLISASALFVYLRYAKLLTHKKWIIVPGFAMAAFAALWMTRMAPDVGQAALIVPLLMRGLLLLFIVLPVANLTFRVFAIEEYSHGYRLKNIVRQLTISFATASVIIVEQHRLAVHQTRLVEQANVYNPLFQQTIDTLTRGFAEAGHALNDAHALALVTVSRTIAQQASFLSSLDGFYFLAGVAICGGIFAAWQKEID; from the coding sequence ATGAGCGCGGCGCCGGATCGGCCGCCGCTCTGGAGCGTCGCGAACCTGCGCGGCGATTTCTTTCCATGGGTGCTCGCGATCGTCACCGGCCTCGACTACTTCGACAACGCGGCTTTCTCGTTCTTCGCGAGCTACATCGCGGGCGGGATCAACGCGTCGCCCGACGAGCTCGTGTGGGCGTCGAGCGCGTACGCGGTGACCGCGGTGCTCGGCATCCTGCAGCAGCAATGGTGGGTCGACCGGCTCGGGCATCGCCGCTACGTCGCCGGCTGCATGCTGATGTTCTCGCTCGGCGCGGCCGCCGCGGCGCTCGCGGACACGTCGCTGCAGCTCGCATTCGCGCGCGGCTTCCAGGGCTATTTCATCGGCCCGATGATGGGCGCGTGCCGGATCCTGATCCAGATCAGCTTCGCGCCGAAAGACCGCCCGCCTGCGACGCGCGCGTTCCTCATCATGCTGCTGCTCGGCAGCGCGCTCGCGCCGATCGCGGGCGGCCTGCTCGTCGCCCACTTCACGTGGCGCGCCCTGTTCGCGTGCACGGTGCCGACGGGCATCCTGTTCGCGGCGCTCGCATTCGTCGCGCTGCCGGATTCCGGCCACACGCCGCCCGACGAGCGCGGCAGCGCGCACTTCTGGCCGTACGTGATCTTCGCGCTCGCGCAGGCCGCGCTGCAGATCGTGATGCAGCAGGTGCGCTTCCAGCTCTTCGCCGGCTCGCCGCAGCTCGTGCTGCTGACGGCGGGCGGCCTCGCCGCGCTCGCGTGGTTCGGCCATCACCAGTGGCATCATCCGGCGCCGCTCGTGCGGCTGCACGCGTTTCGCGAACGCACGTTCCAGGTGGGCCTGCTGCTCTACATGTTCTATTACTACGAGACGACGGGCTACAGCTACCTGATCTCGCGCTTTCTCGAGACCGGGCTCGGCTATCCGGTCGAGAATGCCGGGCGGCTCGTCGGCACGATGTCGCTGATCTCCGCGAGCGCGCTCTTCGTCTATCTGCGCTACGCGAAGCTCCTCACGCACAAGAAATGGATCATCGTGCCGGGCTTCGCGATGGCCGCGTTCGCCGCACTGTGGATGACGCGGATGGCGCCCGACGTCGGCCAGGCCGCGCTCATCGTGCCGCTTCTGATGCGCGGACTGCTGCTCCTCTTCATCGTGCTGCCCGTCGCGAATCTGACGTTTCGCGTGTTCGCGATCGAAGAGTATTCGCACGGCTACCGGCTGAAGAACATCGTTCGACAACTGACGATCTCGTTCGCGACCGCGTCCGTCATCATCGTCGAGCAGCACCGGCTCGCCGTGCATCAGACGCGGCTCGTCGAGCAGGCGAACGTCTACAACCCGCTGTTCCAGCAGACCATCGACACGCTGACGCGCGGCTTCGCCGAGGCGGGCCACGCGCTGAACGACGCGCACGCGCTCGCGCTCGTCACCGTGAGCCGGACGATCGCGCAGCAGGCGTCGTTCCTGTCGTCGCTCGACGGCTTCTATTTTCTCGCGGGCGTCGCGATCTGCGGCGGCATCTTCGCCGCCTGGCAAAAAGAGATCGATTGA